Below is a window of Acidimicrobiales bacterium DNA.
AAGCTCGCCGCCGCGGTGGACCGGTTCTCGCTGGCGTCGCACCTCGACGGCGCCCGTGTGCTCGACGTCGGTGCCTCGACGGGTGGGTTCACCGAGTGCGCGCTGGCCCACGGGGCAGCCGAGGTGGTGGCGCTCGACGTGGGCCGCAACCAACTGCACGAACGGCTCCGGGCCGATCCCCGGGTGCGCAACCTCGAGCGGACGAACCTCCGCACGCTCGACCCGGCGCTCGTGGCGCCTCCCGCCGACGTCGTCGTGGGCGACCTCTCCTTCATCTCCCTGCGCCTGGTGCTCGATCCGCTCTTCGCCGCCGTGCGCCCCGGGGCGCTCTACGTGCTCCTGGTCAAGCCCCAGTTCGAGGCGGGGCGGGCCGAAGCGGACCGGGCTCGGGGTGTGATCGTCGACCCGTCGGTCTGGCGGCGCGTCCTGGGGGAGGTCGGTGCCGCGCTCGACGAGCGGGGTGCCACCATCATGGGCGCCATGGTCTCCCCGCTCACCGGCGCCGACGGCAACGTCGAGTTCCTCGTCACCGGTCGGGGACCCGGCGAGGGCCGCCACGAGGCGGTCGGCGGACGCCCGCCGCTCACCCCCGCCGCGACGGTCGCGGCGTTCGACGAGGTCGTGCGGGCGGCCGGTGGAGACGAGGCCTGACCGTGGCCGTCGTCGTCCTCGTCGTCCACCACGACCGTCCCGAGGCGGCCGCCGTCGCCGCCGACACGGTGGGCTGGCTGCTCGGGCTCGGGCACGAGTGCCGCCTCCCCGTCGAGGACGCCGCCCGGGCGGGCCGCCCCGACCTCGGCGGTCCCGACGACACGCTCGCCATCGGGGCCGACGTCGCGGTGAGCCTCGGCGGTGACGGCACGATGCTGCGCACCGTGGCGTTGGTGGCCGACGCCGACGTCCCGGTCGTCGGCGTGAACTTCGGCCAGCTCGGCTACCTGACCGACGTGGAGCCCGAGGCCGTCCGCTCCGCGCTCGAACGGTTCCTCGCCGGTGACTTCTCCCTCGAGCACCGGATGCTCCTCGACGTGGAGGTCACCTCGGCGCTCGGGGGCGCCCGACGGGTGGTCGCCCTCAACGAGGCGGTGCTCGAGAAGACCGCCAGCGGCCACACCGTCCGGCTCGAGGTGGAGCTCGACGGCTCCCGGTTCACGCCCTACGCCGCCGACGGCCTCATCGTCGCCACCCCCACCGGGTCGACCGCCTACGCCTTCTCCGCCCGCGGCCCGATCGTGGAGCCCACCCACCGGGCGCTCCTGCTCACACCCGTGTCGCCGCACATGCTCTTCGACCGCACCCTGGTCCTCGGTGAGGACGCGGTCGTGGGGCTCACCGTCACGGGGCACCGGCCGGCGGCCCTGGTGGTCGACGGCCGCAACCTCGGCGAGCTCGATGACGGCGACCGGGTCGTGTGCCGGGCGGCGACGCACTCCGCGCACCTCGTCGTGTTCGGGGCCCGCGACTTCCACGCCATCCTGCGGGCCAAGTTCGGCCTCTCGGACCGGTGATGCTGGCCGAGCTGCGGGTCACCGACCTCGGGGTCATCGACGAGCTCACGTTGGTCCTCGACGGGGGCCTCACCGCCCTGACCGGGGAGACGGGGGCCGGCAAGACGCTCGTGGT
It encodes the following:
- a CDS encoding TlyA family RNA methyltransferase, whose protein sequence is MSPRRRLDAEMVRRGLVASRERARDDIERGRVTVGGAPAHKAARLVDPAEAIVLHGPRARFVSRAGEKLAAAVDRFSLASHLDGARVLDVGASTGGFTECALAHGAAEVVALDVGRNQLHERLRADPRVRNLERTNLRTLDPALVAPPADVVVGDLSFISLRLVLDPLFAAVRPGALYVLLVKPQFEAGRAEADRARGVIVDPSVWRRVLGEVGAALDERGATIMGAMVSPLTGADGNVEFLVTGRGPGEGRHEAVGGRPPLTPAATVAAFDEVVRAAGGDEA
- a CDS encoding NAD(+)/NADH kinase, coding for MAVVVLVVHHDRPEAAAVAADTVGWLLGLGHECRLPVEDAARAGRPDLGGPDDTLAIGADVAVSLGGDGTMLRTVALVADADVPVVGVNFGQLGYLTDVEPEAVRSALERFLAGDFSLEHRMLLDVEVTSALGGARRVVALNEAVLEKTASGHTVRLEVELDGSRFTPYAADGLIVATPTGSTAYAFSARGPIVEPTHRALLLTPVSPHMLFDRTLVLGEDAVVGLTVTGHRPAALVVDGRNLGELDDGDRVVCRAATHSAHLVVFGARDFHAILRAKFGLSDR